In Deltaproteobacteria bacterium, one DNA window encodes the following:
- the flgL gene encoding flagellar hook-associated protein FlgL: MRVTNRMAYNLIGKGLSQRAERIMRVHESISSGKRVNDLSDDPLALTRILDHRRSLASLDQYTENIDQATSWLKATESSLYDVNKLLARTKELVLGQTTGTATDETRQAVAEEVDRIFEHAIQLADLRLGDRYVFSGFKTDTLPFSSTSDYTYQGDTGSIQVEIARDQKVTINLNGAEVFTSGSINVFSVFDNVVTHLGSNDVSGLQADLADLDTAMDQILGKLAEVGAKANQLESTKQSLLDLKLNITGMVSELEDTDLADAVAELSLQETAYQASLASSVRLMETNLLDFLK, from the coding sequence ATGCGGGTTACCAACAGAATGGCCTACAATCTGATCGGTAAGGGCCTTTCCCAGAGAGCGGAGAGGATCATGAGGGTTCACGAGTCGATCTCCTCTGGGAAGCGCGTCAACGACCTCTCTGACGATCCGCTGGCCTTGACCCGGATCCTGGACCACCGGAGGAGTCTGGCCTCCCTGGATCAGTATACGGAGAATATCGACCAGGCCACCTCCTGGCTGAAGGCGACCGAATCGAGCCTCTACGATGTCAATAAGCTCCTGGCGAGAACCAAGGAGCTGGTTCTCGGTCAGACAACAGGGACGGCCACGGATGAGACAAGGCAGGCCGTGGCCGAGGAGGTGGACAGGATTTTCGAACATGCCATTCAACTGGCCGACCTCCGTCTGGGAGACAGATACGTCTTCTCGGGTTTCAAGACAGATACACTGCCATTTTCTTCGACTTCTGACTACACCTATCAAGGAGACACGGGATCGATTCAGGTGGAGATCGCCAGGGATCAGAAGGTAACGATCAACCTGAACGGGGCGGAGGTCTTTACCAGTGGTTCCATCAATGTATTCTCGGTTTTTGACAACGTGGTCACCCATCTGGGAAGCAACGACGTCTCGGGCCTCCAGGCAGACCTAGCCGATCTTGACACAGCCATGGACCAGATTCTTGGAAAACTGGCCGAAGTGGGAGCCAAGGCAAACCAACTGGAGTCGACCAAACAGAGCCTCCTGGATCTCAAACTCAACATTACCGGAATGGTCTCGGAGTTGGAGGATACGGACCTGGCAGATGCCGTGGCCGAACTCTCACTCCAGGAGACGGCCTATCAGGCCTCCCTGGCTTCTTCCGTTAGGTTGATGGAGACAAACCTGTTGGACTTCTTGAAATAG
- the flgA gene encoding flagellar basal body P-ring formation protein FlgA — MKESDCGIPKRGRSFLMVLCSLILLYGPGMGPGVESAGAVEISKETIREAVVGFLESNHPWKPAEVRIREVRVPGPVVLAGQRYDLSLHVPPNTRYLGRTPVQIVFNEGRQDERRIWARAYIEVLKEVVVTRRPVGRNQVLSVEDVSLDKRDLAKVPPGALTDLGDALGLRMKRTIGAGVVLRSVLVDKPPVVKRGDVVKLLFETPRLEVIALGRVDQRGGVGDTVRVLNLDSRKRVYGRVVDSQTVRVEY, encoded by the coding sequence ATGAAAGAGAGTGACTGCGGCATTCCGAAGAGAGGGCGTTCATTCCTGATGGTTCTCTGCTCGCTCATTCTTCTGTACGGCCCTGGAATGGGCCCGGGGGTCGAATCCGCCGGGGCCGTCGAGATTTCGAAGGAGACGATCAGAGAAGCGGTGGTGGGGTTTCTCGAGTCGAACCATCCCTGGAAACCGGCAGAGGTCCGGATCAGAGAGGTCCGCGTACCGGGCCCGGTCGTTCTGGCCGGCCAGAGGTACGATCTCTCCCTTCATGTACCGCCCAACACCCGGTATCTGGGCCGGACGCCGGTGCAGATAGTCTTCAATGAGGGCCGGCAAGATGAGAGAAGGATCTGGGCCAGAGCCTATATCGAGGTGCTCAAGGAGGTAGTGGTCACGAGGAGGCCGGTTGGGAGAAATCAGGTCCTTTCGGTCGAGGACGTCAGCCTGGACAAGAGGGACCTTGCCAAGGTCCCGCCCGGTGCGCTGACAGACCTGGGCGACGCCCTGGGACTCAGGATGAAGAGAACCATTGGCGCAGGCGTGGTTCTGAGAAGCGTCCTGGTGGACAAGCCCCCAGTAGTCAAGAGGGGGGACGTGGTGAAGCTGCTGTTCGAGACGCCAAGGCTGGAGGTGATCGCCCTGGGCCGGGTGGACCAGAGAGGAGGGGTGGGCGATACCGTACGGGTTCTAAACCTCGATTCCAGAAAGCGGGTATACGGCCGGGTTGTGGACAGCCAGACGGTCCGTGTGGAGTACTAG
- a CDS encoding flagellar basal body P-ring protein FlgI, translated as MKRIEALLAVTILLWLLLSPAAAVRIKDLADIQGVRSNQLVGYGLVIGLDGTGDNQGTEFTIQSLVSMLKRMGIQVDRSKVKVDNVAAVMVTADLPPFARAGTRIDALVSSIGDAESLQGGTLVLTSLKGPDGLVYAVAQGPVSIGGGFTVSGAAAKAQKNHPTVGRVVNGALIEREIPFRFGNRREISINLRRPDFTTALRLARVVNSALDGEFATPIDGGTVRVELPSEYADDVVGLVASIEGLDVTPDRIAKVVLDERTGTVVIGEEVRISAVAISHGNLSIVIKERPEVSQPMPFARRGETVVTPKTELRVKEEKQKVMLMPEGVSIQEVVKALNAIGVSPRDLIAIFQALKQAGALQAELEIM; from the coding sequence ATGAAGCGGATAGAGGCGCTGCTTGCAGTTACAATCCTCCTGTGGCTTTTGCTTTCGCCGGCGGCCGCGGTGCGGATCAAGGATCTTGCCGATATCCAGGGTGTCAGGTCCAATCAACTGGTGGGCTACGGCCTCGTCATCGGCCTCGACGGAACAGGGGACAACCAGGGGACGGAGTTTACCATTCAGAGTCTGGTCAGCATGCTGAAACGGATGGGAATTCAGGTGGACCGCTCCAAGGTCAAGGTGGACAACGTGGCTGCCGTAATGGTGACGGCGGACCTGCCGCCCTTTGCAAGGGCAGGAACCCGCATCGACGCCCTGGTTTCGTCTATCGGCGACGCCGAGAGCCTACAGGGAGGAACCCTCGTGCTGACCTCCCTGAAGGGACCGGATGGGTTGGTCTACGCTGTAGCCCAGGGCCCCGTTTCCATCGGCGGAGGATTCACGGTCTCGGGTGCAGCGGCAAAGGCACAGAAGAACCATCCCACGGTCGGGCGTGTCGTGAACGGAGCATTGATCGAAAGGGAGATTCCCTTCCGGTTCGGAAACAGGAGGGAGATCAGCATCAATCTCAGGCGCCCGGATTTTACCACGGCTTTGCGCCTTGCTCGGGTCGTCAATTCCGCCTTGGATGGAGAATTCGCCACGCCCATAGACGGCGGCACGGTGAGGGTGGAGCTGCCTTCCGAATATGCGGACGACGTTGTGGGACTCGTTGCCTCTATTGAGGGACTGGACGTAACCCCGGACAGGATTGCAAAGGTGGTTCTCGATGAAAGAACCGGTACGGTGGTGATCGGAGAGGAGGTACGGATCTCCGCCGTGGCTATCTCCCATGGCAATCTCAGCATCGTGATCAAGGAAAGGCCCGAGGTCTCACAGCCCATGCCCTTTGCGAGGAGGGGAGAGACGGTCGTTACGCCCAAGACCGAGCTCAGGGTCAAAGAGGAGAAGCAGAAGGTGATGCTCATGCCCGAGGGCGTCAGTATACAGGAGGTGGTCAAAGCCCTCAACGCCATCGGTGTTTCACCTAGAGATCTCATCGCCATCTTCCAGGCCCTCAAGCAGGCCGGAGCCCTTCAGGCTGAGTTGGAGATCATGTAG
- a CDS encoding EscU/YscU/HrcU family type III secretion system export apparatus switch protein, with the protein MRRVRNRAIREALALDYRPGEGEVPRVVAKGKGVVAERIIGAARKAGVPIREDPALLSLLSTLDLDEEIPPEAYAVVAEILAFVYRVHHRWKAGLAGGPR; encoded by the coding sequence ATGAGGAGAGTCCGAAACAGAGCGATCCGCGAGGCCCTGGCTCTTGACTACAGACCAGGGGAGGGAGAGGTCCCCAGGGTGGTGGCCAAGGGTAAGGGCGTGGTGGCTGAAAGGATAATCGGGGCGGCCAGAAAGGCCGGTGTTCCTATCAGGGAAGACCCCGCCCTGCTATCGCTCCTCTCAACCCTCGACCTGGACGAGGAGATCCCTCCGGAGGCCTATGCAGTTGTGGCTGAGATTCTGGCCTTCGTCTACAGGGTCCATCATAGGTGGAAGGCCGGCTTGGCTGGAGGGCCGAGATAG
- the flgM gene encoding flagellar biosynthesis anti-sigma factor FlgM, protein MKISGDKPYVLEPYIKRAGEKEKASQGRGPDKQSSRLDRVEISRAARERETQEITQKVKGLLEKVPDVREDKVVGLKRAIEAGTYSVKGEDVARKMIKEGIDEFA, encoded by the coding sequence ATGAAGATTTCCGGGGACAAACCCTATGTGCTCGAGCCCTATATCAAAAGGGCGGGAGAGAAGGAGAAAGCCTCACAAGGGCGAGGGCCTGACAAACAGTCATCCAGGCTCGATAGGGTCGAGATTTCAAGGGCAGCGCGGGAGAGGGAGACCCAGGAAATAACACAAAAGGTGAAAGGACTTCTGGAGAAGGTCCCTGATGTTCGAGAGGATAAAGTGGTCGGCCTCAAAAGGGCGATCGAGGCAGGGACATACTCTGTGAAGGGCGAAGATGTCGCCCGGAAGATGATAAAAGAGGGGATTGATGAGTTTGCCTAG
- the flgK gene encoding flagellar hook-associated protein FlgK codes for MSTIYAIMNTAKWALLTHQKSLQVASHNIANVGTPGFSRQEVILETATPLSSNPGQIGTGVRAEEVRRVYDRFLQSQLAKESQILGRWQARKGAVGQVAAIFDETSETGLSARMTEFWNAWQELANNPSGQAERTDLVLKATSMAEMFNRAYSNLSDLRDQMDDLVSDGLDTVNTISTQIANLNEKIASVEVTGQNANDYRDQRDQLLKDLSEMIDFNSFESSDGMVTVFVAGGKPIVQGKISFSLQGETNSSGFYDVMWNDGKDNLTDITSKIEQGKLGAWLEMRDDTIAGYIDQLNTLAQSMIGEVNRLHSSGVGLSYHTSLTTSYEADPAASLASSASGLPFWDEIVEGNGFSLWVYNTATQGETETSITVDPGDTLQDLGQKVDAVTGVSATVSGGYMTISADSGYEFHFSDDQSDVLMALGLNGFFDGTGASDMAVNSVIQNDVSKIAAATDHRALPGDNRNALAIADLQNANLLAGNTATFDGYYNSLVGSVGASLSDAKTATDHQESMVEHIENRREEVSGVSLDEEMTNLMEFQQAYEASAQMIRVVGEMLDTVMSLV; via the coding sequence ATGTCGACCATATATGCCATCATGAACACGGCCAAATGGGCCCTTCTGACCCATCAGAAGTCCCTCCAGGTTGCGAGCCACAACATCGCAAATGTGGGGACACCGGGCTTTTCCCGGCAGGAGGTGATCCTCGAGACGGCCACGCCCCTCTCTTCCAATCCAGGACAGATCGGAACCGGAGTCCGTGCGGAGGAGGTGCGGAGGGTCTACGACCGGTTCCTCCAGTCTCAACTCGCAAAGGAGTCCCAGATCCTGGGCAGATGGCAGGCCCGCAAGGGGGCCGTAGGCCAGGTTGCCGCGATTTTCGATGAGACCTCCGAGACAGGCCTGAGTGCACGGATGACCGAATTCTGGAATGCCTGGCAAGAGTTGGCCAATAATCCGTCAGGCCAGGCCGAGAGAACAGATCTTGTCCTGAAGGCCACCTCCATGGCGGAGATGTTCAACCGTGCTTACTCGAACCTGTCCGACCTCCGGGATCAGATGGACGACTTGGTTTCAGATGGATTAGACACCGTCAATACCATTTCCACCCAGATTGCCAACCTGAACGAGAAAATAGCCTCCGTCGAGGTGACCGGGCAAAACGCCAACGACTACAGGGACCAGAGAGACCAACTCCTGAAAGACCTCTCCGAGATGATCGATTTCAACAGCTTCGAGAGTTCAGACGGGATGGTGACCGTTTTTGTCGCCGGGGGCAAGCCGATCGTCCAGGGTAAGATCAGTTTTTCTCTCCAAGGCGAGACGAACAGCTCGGGCTTTTACGATGTAATGTGGAACGACGGCAAGGATAACCTGACCGACATCACCTCAAAGATCGAGCAGGGGAAGCTCGGGGCATGGCTTGAGATGCGGGATGATACGATAGCGGGGTACATCGACCAGTTGAACACCCTCGCCCAATCGATGATAGGCGAGGTCAACCGGCTCCACAGCTCGGGGGTGGGGCTCAGCTACCACACTTCTCTTACGACCTCGTACGAGGCCGACCCGGCAGCCTCTCTCGCCTCGTCCGCGTCGGGCCTCCCTTTCTGGGACGAAATAGTGGAAGGCAACGGTTTTTCTCTCTGGGTGTACAATACGGCTACACAAGGGGAGACAGAGACGTCGATAACCGTGGACCCAGGGGATACGCTCCAGGACCTCGGGCAGAAGGTCGACGCGGTGACCGGGGTTTCTGCAACGGTCTCGGGAGGCTACATGACGATCAGCGCGGATAGCGGGTATGAGTTTCATTTCTCAGATGACCAGAGTGACGTCCTCATGGCCCTGGGGTTGAACGGTTTCTTTGACGGGACCGGTGCTTCGGACATGGCGGTAAACTCCGTCATCCAGAACGATGTGAGTAAAATCGCCGCAGCCACGGACCACCGGGCCCTGCCCGGAGACAACCGGAATGCTCTTGCCATCGCCGATCTTCAGAATGCCAACCTCCTCGCCGGCAACACGGCCACCTTCGACGGGTATTACAACAGCCTTGTTGGTTCGGTGGGTGCCTCTCTGTCGGACGCCAAGACTGCCACGGACCATCAAGAATCCATGGTCGAACATATCGAGAACCGGAGGGAGGAGGTTTCAGGCGTCTCCCTGGACGAGGAGATGACGAATCTGATGGAATTCCAGCAGGCCTACGAGGCATCGGCTCAGATGATTCGTGTGGTGGGAGAGATGCTGGATACTGTTATGAGTCTGGTGTGA
- a CDS encoding flagellar protein FlgN: MEFILTDLSDLLARELEIYRSLLSLLQQERRIVVDCSIPELIQATKEKENLVLKIRILEQSRQAILQDLAGRMGLSPDELTLSALEARLEEPLAGRLRSLRSNLSAILRSIQEANEENRVFLQHSADFVRGSLALIRYLAVSSPKYAASGVLDGDRGGGRFLSEKA; the protein is encoded by the coding sequence TTGGAATTCATCCTCACCGATTTATCGGATCTTCTGGCCAGGGAACTGGAAATCTATCGCTCCCTCCTCTCTCTTCTCCAGCAGGAGAGAAGGATCGTCGTTGACTGTTCCATACCCGAACTGATACAGGCCACCAAGGAGAAGGAGAATCTCGTCCTCAAGATACGGATACTGGAGCAGTCTCGACAGGCCATACTCCAGGATCTGGCCGGGAGAATGGGGCTCTCCCCCGATGAGCTGACCCTTTCGGCCCTGGAAGCGCGGCTCGAAGAGCCTCTGGCAGGGCGGCTGAGGAGCCTCCGGTCGAATCTGTCGGCGATCCTGAGGAGTATCCAGGAGGCGAACGAAGAGAACCGGGTGTTCCTCCAGCATTCTGCGGACTTTGTCAGGGGGTCTCTCGCCCTGATCCGGTATCTCGCGGTGTCGAGTCCGAAGTATGCTGCCTCCGGGGTCTTGGACGGTGACCGAGGCGGCGGCCGATTCCTTTCGGAGAAAGCTTAG
- a CDS encoding flagellar protein FlaG produces the protein MKPFDGIGSIEASSVQSVEGYPSQERGKTPQVAGPERATRDAEALNERRQAEREQARRIADHLNRTSRVFDRRIHFEVPSDSREVIVKIVDRETGHVIRQIPPAELVKLAKQMDEICETIFSSKL, from the coding sequence ATGAAGCCCTTTGATGGTATTGGATCCATAGAAGCTTCCTCAGTTCAGTCCGTGGAGGGCTACCCCTCTCAGGAACGGGGAAAGACCCCCCAGGTGGCCGGGCCTGAAAGGGCGACCCGGGACGCAGAGGCGTTGAATGAGAGGAGACAGGCCGAGAGGGAGCAGGCAAGGAGGATCGCCGACCATCTGAACCGCACGAGCCGCGTCTTTGACAGGAGAATCCACTTCGAGGTACCGTCTGACAGCAGGGAAGTGATCGTGAAAATCGTCGACCGTGAGACAGGGCATGTCATCCGTCAGATTCCGCCGGCCGAACTCGTGAAACTGGCAAAACAGATGGACGAGATCTGTGAGACCATCTTCAGTTCCAAGCTGTAG
- a CDS encoding flagellin FliC, with the protein MALRINHNVMALNSYRHLSITQGKLSKSIEKLSSGLRIVRAADDAAGLAISEKMRADIRGFNQAVRNANDGVSMLQTAEGALNEISGMLTRMRELAEQAATGTVGTSQKGTLDQEFQALVSEINRIADATEFNGTKLINGALSSGSATAATFQIGIGNNSSTDRLSIGISGMHAASIGLSGISISATANALTALAAVDTAIANVASQRGDIGAVQNRLESTIANLNISAENLTAAESQIRDVDMALEMANFTKNQIMTQAGTAMLAQANLANQSVLTLLG; encoded by the coding sequence ATGGCACTTCGTATCAACCACAACGTAATGGCTCTCAATTCCTACCGGCACCTGAGCATCACCCAGGGCAAGCTGTCCAAGTCGATCGAGAAGCTCTCGTCTGGTCTCAGGATCGTCCGGGCAGCCGATGACGCCGCAGGCCTCGCGATTTCCGAGAAGATGCGGGCCGACATCCGCGGTTTCAATCAAGCGGTTCGGAATGCCAACGACGGTGTGAGCATGCTCCAGACCGCTGAAGGGGCTCTGAACGAGATCAGTGGCATGCTGACCCGAATGAGGGAGCTTGCCGAGCAGGCGGCAACGGGTACCGTGGGGACGAGCCAGAAGGGAACCCTGGATCAGGAATTCCAGGCCCTGGTGAGCGAGATCAACCGGATCGCCGACGCTACGGAGTTCAACGGCACCAAGCTGATCAACGGTGCTCTCTCTTCCGGGTCCGCCACCGCGGCGACCTTCCAGATCGGTATCGGCAACAACTCGAGCACAGACAGGTTGAGCATCGGCATCAGCGGCATGCACGCGGCATCCATCGGCCTCAGCGGCATCTCCATAAGCGCCACCGCCAATGCTCTGACCGCTCTGGCGGCCGTCGACACGGCTATTGCCAATGTGGCCAGCCAGCGAGGCGATATCGGTGCGGTTCAGAACAGGCTCGAGAGCACCATAGCCAACCTCAATATCTCGGCAGAGAACCTGACGGCGGCCGAGTCTCAGATCCGTGATGTGGACATGGCGCTCGAGATGGCCAATTTCACCAAGAATCAGATCATGACCCAGGCTGGAACAGCCATGTTGGCCCAGGCGAACCTGGCCAACCAGTCGGTTCTGACGCTTCTTGGTTAA
- the flgF gene encoding flagellar basal-body rod protein FlgF has protein sequence MNHGIYVSTSGFLSQQKRLEMIANNLANANTAGFKGDVAVFETSSPPLTAIWAGEGRPVWTPTFVNLSAIVTDFSEGPLTETGNPLDVAIVGQGFFEIQTPQGPRYTRRGDFALTGDGNLVTQEGQPVMGQGGPITLTEGEIEIDQGGIIYVDRNEEGRLRVVTFPDTRRLVKQGRGLFAWAGGSSEVRPLEHVEVRSKHLENSNVNPVMEMVRMIETIRTYEAQQKVIHSFDSTEKKAVDEVGRLR, from the coding sequence TTGAATCACGGGATCTATGTTTCGACCTCAGGATTTCTCAGCCAGCAGAAGAGGCTGGAGATGATCGCCAACAACCTGGCCAACGCAAACACGGCGGGGTTCAAAGGAGATGTGGCCGTGTTCGAGACTTCGAGCCCGCCCCTGACCGCAATCTGGGCGGGGGAGGGAAGACCCGTCTGGACCCCGACGTTCGTGAATCTGTCGGCAATAGTCACGGACTTCTCCGAGGGTCCCTTGACAGAGACGGGGAATCCTTTGGATGTGGCAATCGTGGGCCAGGGGTTCTTCGAAATCCAGACCCCTCAGGGCCCACGCTATACTCGAAGGGGCGACTTCGCCCTCACGGGTGACGGGAATCTTGTCACTCAGGAGGGACAACCTGTTATGGGACAGGGAGGACCTATCACCCTCACGGAAGGGGAGATCGAAATCGACCAGGGGGGGATCATATATGTCGACAGAAACGAGGAGGGACGCCTCCGAGTGGTGACCTTCCCTGACACGAGGAGACTCGTCAAACAGGGACGAGGTCTGTTTGCCTGGGCCGGGGGCTCTTCCGAAGTCAGGCCGCTTGAACATGTGGAGGTGAGATCAAAACACCTTGAGAATTCCAACGTGAACCCGGTCATGGAAATGGTTCGGATGATCGAAACGATTCGCACCTATGAGGCACAGCAGAAGGTGATTCATTCCTTTGATAGTACGGAGAAGAAAGCCGTGGACGAAGTCGGGCGGCTGAGATGA
- a CDS encoding flagellar assembly protein FliW, translating to MKLISKKLGEVCYREDEVITFPEGLLGFPEKKRYVFVEHRGGSPLKWLQCLDDPSLSFVVVNPLLFKRDYEVRVDKRDLALVGDSDPAHITIWTLISFTPDAPEASTANLLGPLAINCATRLGKQLVLDPSKYDLRYPIFKNKR from the coding sequence ATGAAGCTCATTTCCAAGAAGCTCGGCGAGGTTTGCTACAGGGAAGACGAGGTAATCACTTTCCCAGAGGGTCTGCTCGGTTTTCCAGAAAAGAAGCGCTACGTCTTTGTCGAGCACCGAGGGGGAAGCCCCCTGAAGTGGCTCCAGTGCCTCGATGATCCGTCGCTCAGCTTCGTAGTCGTCAATCCTCTGCTTTTCAAGAGGGATTACGAGGTGCGGGTTGACAAGAGGGATCTCGCCCTTGTGGGGGATTCCGATCCCGCCCATATCACCATCTGGACCCTGATCTCCTTCACTCCCGACGCTCCCGAAGCCAGTACGGCCAATCTCCTGGGTCCCCTGGCCATCAACTGTGCAACCCGTCTCGGAAAGCAACTGGTCCTCGATCCCTCCAAGTACGATCTCCGGTATCCCATCTTCAAGAACAAGAGATGA
- a CDS encoding flagellar basal body L-ring protein FlgH — MKGKRLFGLILWTGLLVFGCGAHTENAKRGGGVVPEGTVAPLAQEQPLEGSLWRSDSTMASLYSDIKARRVGDIVTITIVESSSASESANTDTSRDSSVKAGVESFLGLEKQLASQYDNLNPAELLNASLSNNFKGTGKTVRSGNLTANITARIIEVLPNGNFVIEGKREVEVNHEAQYIVISGIIRPDDISRDNVVLSTYISDARIAYSGRGVVNDYQRPGWFTRFLNRTWPF; from the coding sequence ATGAAAGGGAAAAGGCTTTTCGGGTTGATTCTGTGGACCGGCTTGCTCGTGTTCGGGTGCGGAGCCCACACCGAGAATGCAAAGAGGGGCGGAGGAGTGGTGCCTGAGGGCACTGTCGCTCCCCTTGCCCAAGAACAACCATTAGAGGGTTCACTATGGAGAAGTGATTCGACCATGGCTTCGCTCTACTCGGACATCAAGGCGAGAAGGGTCGGGGACATAGTCACAATCACCATTGTCGAGTCTTCAAGCGCATCGGAGAGCGCCAACACAGACACGAGCCGCGATTCCTCGGTCAAGGCGGGAGTCGAGAGTTTTCTGGGTCTCGAGAAACAACTCGCTTCTCAGTACGACAATCTCAATCCCGCGGAGCTGCTCAATGCCAGCCTTAGCAACAACTTCAAGGGAACAGGGAAAACGGTGCGGAGTGGAAACCTGACGGCAAACATCACCGCCCGAATCATAGAGGTTCTTCCCAACGGCAACTTCGTCATAGAGGGGAAGCGGGAGGTGGAAGTCAACCATGAGGCCCAATATATCGTAATCAGTGGGATCATCAGGCCGGATGACATCTCGCGGGATAACGTGGTACTGTCGACATACATTTCGGACGCCCGGATTGCATACTCGGGCAGGGGCGTGGTCAACGACTACCAGCGGCCCGGATGGTTTACACGTTTTCTCAACAGGACCTGGCCGTTCTGA
- the csrA gene encoding carbon storage regulator CsrA encodes MLILTRKSGERITIGDRIRVTVVEIKGKQVRLGIEAPPDTKVHREEIFQKIQHENEVAASSGVKALETLARFWQEKSE; translated from the coding sequence GTGCTGATCTTGACAAGGAAGTCAGGTGAGAGGATCACTATTGGCGATCGGATCCGGGTAACGGTCGTCGAGATCAAGGGGAAACAGGTTCGTCTGGGTATCGAGGCCCCACCGGATACCAAGGTTCACCGGGAAGAGATATTCCAGAAGATCCAGCACGAAAACGAGGTGGCAGCCAGCAGCGGTGTGAAGGCCCTGGAAACCCTGGCCCGCTTCTGGCAGGAGAAGTCCGAGTGA
- the flgG gene encoding flagellar basal-body rod protein FlgG encodes MLRSLWIAASGMRSQQMDIDVCANNLANANTAGFKRSRIDFQDLMYQTLKLPGTEAGGGGMIPTGIYLGYGCRPVAIQKVFVQGDYQQTGNELDLAIEGAGFFQVTMPDGETAYTRAGALKKDNEGRICTSDGYLIDPAITIPEDTIKVSVEADGTVSVLQAGQSSPTQIGTIELATFVNPAGLIPQGKNLYLESEASGTAITGTPGTEGLGTIAQGYLELSNVSVVEEMVQMIVGQRAYEINSKAIQTADEMLQIANNLKR; translated from the coding sequence ATGTTGAGGAGTCTGTGGATTGCCGCCAGCGGGATGCGTTCGCAGCAGATGGACATCGATGTCTGCGCCAACAACTTGGCCAATGCCAACACGGCCGGATTCAAGAGGAGTCGGATCGATTTTCAGGACCTGATGTATCAGACCCTGAAGCTACCGGGCACAGAGGCCGGTGGAGGAGGGATGATCCCCACGGGTATATACCTGGGTTACGGTTGCCGTCCGGTGGCCATTCAGAAGGTCTTTGTCCAGGGCGATTACCAGCAGACGGGGAACGAGCTCGACCTCGCCATTGAAGGGGCAGGGTTCTTTCAGGTGACGATGCCGGACGGGGAGACAGCATATACGCGGGCCGGTGCTCTCAAGAAGGACAACGAAGGCCGCATATGTACAAGTGACGGATATCTCATCGACCCCGCGATCACCATCCCGGAGGACACTATCAAGGTGTCGGTGGAAGCGGACGGAACGGTCTCGGTCCTGCAGGCAGGTCAGTCTTCTCCCACTCAAATAGGGACGATAGAACTGGCGACCTTTGTCAATCCCGCCGGTCTTATCCCCCAGGGGAAGAACCTCTACCTCGAGTCAGAGGCATCCGGGACGGCCATCACCGGGACCCCCGGGACCGAAGGTCTTGGAACCATCGCCCAGGGTTACCTCGAGTTGTCCAACGTGAGTGTGGTGGAAGAGATGGTCCAGATGATCGTGGGGCAGAGGGCATACGAGATCAACAGCAAGGCGATTCAGACTGCAGACGAGATGCTCCAGATCGCCAACAACCTGAAGCGCTAG